The following coding sequences lie in one Rutidosis leptorrhynchoides isolate AG116_Rl617_1_P2 chromosome 6, CSIRO_AGI_Rlap_v1, whole genome shotgun sequence genomic window:
- the LOC139852021 gene encoding phosphatidylinositol 4-kinase gamma 8-like, translated as MAVVVDHHPHGFKPLSQLPKCRLQSYSHFDPTMHDITHNVTNHTSNITPNFHKSYSTPCFSLTTTSKDEFESNPRIEIISGRKAPMVHALVAEVAIALASGVKPTPVSSGLGGAYYLQSRKGTTIAVVKPADEEPLAFNNPKGFAGRMLGQPGMRRSIRVGETGHRELAAYLLDHGGFAGVPPSALVKICHVTFNVNNNNKTGPASNPPFKITSIQRYIEHETDAGDLGPSVFSVSSVHRIGILDIRLLNLDRHAGNMLVKNFNGRYVSGTAELVPIDHGFCLPESLDDPYFEWLHWPQASMPFSETEADYISDLDPFKDAELLRTELPLIRECSVRIFILCSLFLKRATAAGLTLADMGEMMTREFIGGEENWSVLEKICVNAKANLDLEITTEGTDEEVKEFDEMFAFDDSFMRNEDVSTRQATEKLPELMKYSSEGVKNELRDPRLSRVIQESDIKDGYGSSGVPILRSVSFAAHNNTHDTGVCVSFDEMKEDEWSLFLEYFEELLPEAFEEKKRTCLLKQRLGNSCEF; from the coding sequence ATGGCTGTTGTTGTTGATCATCATCCTCATGGATTTAAACCACTTTCCCAACTTCCAAAGTGCAGACTCCAATCTTACTCTCATTTTGATCCTACGATGCACGACATCACCCATAACGTCACAAATCATACCTCCAACATCACACCTAATTTCCACAAAAGCTATTCAACTCCATGCTTTTCTCTAACCACTACATCAAAAGATGAATTTGAATCTAATCCAAGAATCGAAATCATTAGCGGTCGTAAGGCTCCTATGGTTCATGCTCTTGTAGCCGAGGTTGCAATTGCGTTAGCATCAGGAGTCAAACCAACACCTGTATCAAGTGGCCTTGGTGGGGCCTACTATTTGCAATCAAGAAAAGGCACCACCATCGCAGTTGTGAAGCCCGCTGATGAAGAACCACTAGCGTTCAACAATCCTAAAGGGTTTGCGGGTCGAATGCTGGGTCAACCGGGGATGAGAAGGTCTATTCGGGTCGGTGAAACGGGGCATCGAGAACTGGCTGCTTATTTGCTTGACCATGGTGGCTTTGCAGGTGTTCCTCCATCAGCACTTGTTAAAATCTGTCATGTCACGTTTAacgtaaacaacaacaacaaaacgggACCCGCTTCAAACCCGCCTTTTAAAATTACATCGATACAACGATACATAGAGCACGAAACAGATGCAGGAGACTTAGGACCTTCGGTGTTCTCGGTCAGTTCGGTTCACCGTATCGGCATACTCGATATACGGCTTCTAAATCTTGACCGACACGCTGGAAACATGCTTGTTAAGAATTTTAACGGACGTTATGTTTCCGGGACGGCTGAACTCGTCCCGATCGATCACGGGTTTTGTTTACCGGAGTCATTAGATGATCCGTATTTTGAATGGCTGCATTGGCCCCAAGCTTCAATGCCGTTTTCAGAAACCGAAGCTGATTATATCTCGGATCTCGACCCGTTTAAAGATGCTGAACTTTTAAGAACCGAACTTCCGTTAATTAGGGAGTGCTCGGTGCGTATTTTTATACTTTGTTCCCTTTTTTTGAAACGGGCGACTGCTGCTGGACTTACTCTTGCTGATATGGGTGAAATGATGACACGCGAGTTTATCGGGGGTGAAGAAAATTGGAGCGTTTTGGAGAAAATATGTGTCAACGCGAAGGCTAACTTAGATCTTGAAATAACAACCGAAGGAACAGATGAAGAAGTTAAAGAATTCGATGAAATGTTTGCATTTGACGACAGTTTTATGCGAAATGAAGATGTTTCAACACGTCAAGCAACCGAAAAACTACCAGAACTGATGAAATATTCATCCGAAGGAGTAAAAAATGAGTTACGTGATCCACGTTTGTCTCGAGTGATCCAAGAAAGTGATATCAAAGATGGTTATGGTTCATCCGGGGTACCAATTTTACGAAGCGTGAGTTTTGCAGCTCATAACAACACTCATGATACGGGTGTGTGTGTTtcgttcgatgaaatgaaagaagaCGAATGGTCACTATTTTTGGAATATTTCGAAGAGCTTTTACCAGAGGCTTTCGAGGAAAAAAAGCGCACATGTTTGCTGAAACAGAGGTTGGGAAATTCATGTGAATTCTGA
- the LOC139852022 gene encoding uncharacterized protein, which yields MAICLLPLIKIPFLPSSLPSFSCNFSSALHNNQIFITSPSIYKTSASYRFPPGRRSIEEDDNDDDDDNSNGNNSSKFTEAVALFNSRDFYGSHDVLESIWNDSEDPVRSLVHGILQCAVGFHHLFNQNHKGAMMEMGEGLCKLRKLNLDDGPFHQFERDMSAVLDFIYKTQLEFAACNEDMCVTMDQSETSYKLLGGYGAGQHLYWLEMDASASLFIVFCPDRSNTSADQPKVRLPILYASQKHLMELDHT from the exons ATGGCTATCTGCTTACTACCATTGATCAAAATCCCCTTCTTACCTTCTTCTCTACCATCATTCTCCTGTAATTTCTCATCTGCTCTCCACAACAACCAAATCTTCATAACATCACCATCCATCTATAAAACATCAGCATCGTATCGCTTCCCACCTGGCAGACGTTCCATTGAAGAAGACGATAACGACGACGACGATGATAATTCCAATGGTAATAATAGTAGTAAGTTCACAGAGGCTGTGGCACTATTTAACAGCAGGGATTTTTATGGATCCCATGACGTTCTAGAATCAATATGGAACGATTCAGAAGATCCCGTTCGATCCCTTGTTCATGGGATCTTACAATGTGCTGTAGGTTTCCACCATCTCTTTAATCAG AATCATAAAGGTGCAATGATGGAAATGGGAGAGGGTCTATGCAAATTACGAAAACTGAATTTGGACGACGGACCTTTTCATCAATTCGAAAGAGACATGTCTGCAGTTTTGGACTTCATTTACAAAACACAATTAGAGTTTGCAGCAT GTAACGAAGACATGTGTGTCACTATGGATCAATCAGAGACTTCATACAAACTTCTGGGTGGTTATGGTGCAGGACAACATttatattggttagaaatggatgcATCTGCAAGCTTATTTATAGTTTTTTGCCCTGATAGATCTAATACTTCTGCTGACCAACCAAAAGTCAGACTTCCAATTCTGTATGCTTCTCAAAAACATCTTATGGAGCTAGATCATACATAG